A genomic stretch from Thunnus maccoyii chromosome 19, fThuMac1.1, whole genome shotgun sequence includes:
- the lhx5 gene encoding LIM/homeobox protein Lhx5, which yields MMVHCAGCERPILDRFLLNVLDRAWHAKCVQCCDCNCNLTEKCFSRDGKLYCKTDFFRRFGTKCAGCLQGISPNDLVRKARSKVFHLNCFTCMVCNKQLSTGEELYVIDENKFVCKEDYLSSGAIKEVNLNSVSSCTDRSLSPDLQDPIQDDIKETDNSTSSDKETNNIENEEQNSGTKRRGPRTTIKAKQLETLKAAFVATPKPTRHIREQLAQETGLNMRVIQVWFQNRRSKERRMKQLSALGARRHAFFRGPRRMRPLGGRLEDPDILGPGAYGYYGEYQGDYYGPGSNYDFFPHGPPSSQAQSPAESPYILGSGPGAMEGSGHHPSDDQRFTDMISHAETPSPEPGLPSSLQPVPGEAYGGGPSPPFSLASNSSYSAPMSHQGQEMGETTAW from the exons ATGATGGTCCACTGTGCCGGGTGCGAACGGCCCATCCTGGACCGGTTCCTCCTCAACGTGCTGGACAGAGCCTGGCACGCCAAGTGCGTCCAGTGCTGTGACTGTAACTGCAACCTCACCGAGAAGTGCTTCTCCAGGGACGGAAAGCTCTATTGCAAAACGGACTTTTTCAG GCGGTTTGGCACAAAATGCGCCGGCTGTCTGCAGGGAATCTCACCGAACGACTTGGTCCGCAAAGCGCGCAGCAAGGTGTTTCACCTGAACTGCTTCACCTGCATGGTGTGTAACAAGCAGCTGTCCACGGGGGAGGAACTCTACGTGATAGACGAAAACAAGTTTGTGTGCAAAGAAGATTATCTGAGCTCAGGAGCCATTAAGGAAGTCAACTTGAactcag TGTCGTCGTGTACAGATAGGAGTTTATCGCCGGATCTGCAGGACCCAATACAGGACGACATAAAGGAGACGGACAATTCAACGTCCTCAGACAAGGAAACGAACAATATTGAGAATGAGGAGCAGAACTCGGGCACCAAAAGACGGGGGCCCCGGACCACCATCAAGGCCAAGCAGCTGGAAACGTTAAAGGCCGCGTTTGTCGCCACGCCGAAACCGACCCGGCATATCCGGGAGCAGCTGGCCCAGGAAACGGGACTAAACATGCGCGTGATTCAG GTTTGGTTCCAGAACAGAAGATCCAAAGAGCGACGAATGAAACAGCTGAGCGCTCTCGGGGCGCGGCGGCACGCCTTCTTCAGGGGCCCGAGGAGGATGAGGCCCTTGGGAGGCAGGCTGGAGGATCCAGACATACTGGGGCCCGGAGCGTACGGTTACTACGGAG AATACCAAGGTGACTATTACGGACCAGGGAGTAACTACGACTTCTTCCCCCACGGCCCTCCGTCCTCGCAGGCTCAGTCTCCAGCCGAGTCCCCCTACATCCTGGGCTCTGGTCCCGGAGCTATGGAGGGATCAGGCCACCACCCTTCAGACGACCAAAGGTTCACGGACATGATATCCCACGCGGAAACCCCCAGTCCGGAGCCGGGCTTACCGAGCTCCCTGCAGCCGGTCCCGGGGGAGGCGTACGGGGGCGGACCCAGTCCCCCTTTCTCCTTGGCGAGTAACTCCAGCTACAGCGCTCCAATGTCCCACCAAGGCCAGGAAATGGGAGAAACCACAGCCTGGTAA